A part of Actinomycetes bacterium genomic DNA contains:
- a CDS encoding ABC transporter permease, giving the protein MSAPTAASMPTAAGIAMGRWVIETKRFLRQRESVVFTIGLPVLLLVIFGSVFNKDIAPGVTYSQYFAAGMIASGLVNSGFQALAIGVGIERDNGGLKRLSGSPMPKPSYFAGKFLLVATISALQIALLMIIGIAAFGLDVPSAKGWITLAWLWALGGFTCALLGIAFSSVPRDAESAPAIVTPIVLVLQFISGVFFQYDQLPSWMQHVAAIFPLKWLTQGMRSVFLPSSFQSQEVSGSWQLPLVFLVLVIWGVIGAVLCVRTFRWQRRGED; this is encoded by the coding sequence GTTCCTCCGGCAGCGCGAGTCGGTCGTCTTCACCATCGGGCTCCCCGTCCTGCTGCTGGTCATCTTCGGCTCGGTGTTCAACAAGGACATCGCGCCCGGGGTGACGTACAGCCAGTACTTCGCCGCCGGGATGATCGCCTCGGGCCTGGTCAACAGCGGGTTCCAGGCCCTGGCCATCGGGGTGGGCATCGAGCGCGACAACGGCGGCCTCAAACGCCTGTCCGGCTCGCCGATGCCCAAGCCGTCGTACTTCGCGGGGAAGTTCCTCCTGGTTGCCACGATCTCGGCGCTCCAGATCGCGCTGCTCATGATCATCGGCATCGCGGCCTTCGGGCTCGACGTCCCCTCCGCCAAGGGCTGGATCACCCTCGCCTGGCTGTGGGCGCTGGGCGGGTTCACCTGCGCGCTGCTGGGGATCGCCTTCTCCTCCGTGCCCCGCGACGCCGAGTCGGCGCCCGCGATCGTCACGCCGATCGTGCTCGTGCTGCAGTTCATCTCCGGGGTGTTCTTCCAGTACGACCAGCTGCCGAGCTGGATGCAGCACGTGGCGGCGATCTTCCCGCTGAAGTGGCTGACCCAGGGGATGCGCTCGGTGTTCCTGCCCTCGAGCTTCCAGAGCCAGGAGGTGTCCGGCTCCTGGCAGCTGCCGCTGGTCTTCCTCGTGCTGGTGATCTGGGGTGTGATCGGCGCGGTGCTGTGCGTCCGCACCTTCCGCTGGCAGCGCCGCGGAGAGGACTGA
- a CDS encoding STAS domain-containing protein encodes MPLRADYVMPARLDVTTGAHVREALSIALDAALDDVVVDCSELEVLDAVGLGVIVATHRRAVSRDRRLVLLGVRPPVLRLLAVTRLHRVLHVKRGSIGASSLLAADVASMA; translated from the coding sequence ATGCCCCTGCGCGCCGACTACGTGATGCCCGCCCGCCTCGACGTGACCACCGGCGCGCACGTTCGCGAGGCACTGTCCATCGCCCTCGATGCCGCGCTCGACGACGTCGTCGTCGACTGCAGCGAGCTGGAGGTGCTCGACGCCGTCGGGCTCGGGGTCATCGTCGCCACCCACCGCCGCGCGGTGTCCCGGGATCGCCGGCTGGTCCTGCTCGGCGTACGTCCGCCGGTGCTGCGCCTGCTGGCCGTGACGCGCCTGCACCGGGTGCTGCACGTCAAGCGCGGGTCCATCGGCGCGAGCTCGCTGCTCGCCGCCGATGTCGCCTCCATGGCCTGA
- a CDS encoding cob(I)yrinic acid a,c-diamide adenosyltransferase encodes MVNLTRIYTRTGDDGTTSLGDMSRTDKNDLRLRAYADVDEANSAIGYALSLGRAPTSIAEVLHQVQNDLFDVGADLCTPVVADPAVPPLRVTQEYVDALETACDEHNERLEKLRSFVLPGGTPTAAALHVARTVVRRAERATWAALAQHEASMNPLTARYLNRLSDLLFILAREANSATVGGPGDVLWRPGARGATAQPAG; translated from the coding sequence ATGGTGAATCTGACCCGCATCTACACACGGACTGGCGACGACGGGACGACCTCTCTCGGCGACATGAGCCGCACCGACAAGAACGACCTGCGGCTGCGGGCCTACGCCGATGTCGATGAGGCGAACAGCGCGATCGGCTACGCACTCTCGCTCGGGCGAGCCCCGACGTCGATCGCCGAGGTGCTCCACCAGGTGCAGAACGACCTGTTCGACGTCGGGGCGGACCTGTGCACGCCCGTCGTGGCCGACCCGGCCGTCCCACCCCTGCGGGTCACCCAGGAGTACGTCGACGCGCTCGAGACGGCCTGCGACGAGCACAACGAGCGGCTGGAGAAGCTGCGGTCCTTCGTGCTGCCGGGGGGTACGCCGACCGCGGCCGCGCTGCACGTCGCCCGAACGGTGGTCCGTCGCGCAGAACGCGCCACGTGGGCTGCGCTGGCGCAGCACGAAGCGTCGATGAACCCCCTCACGGCGCGCTACCTCAACCGTCTTTCGGACCTGCTGTTCATCCTGGCGCGTGAGGCCAACAGCGCCACCGTCGGCGGTCCGGGTGACGTCCTGTGGCGCCCCGGGGCGAGGGGAGCCACGGCCCAGCCCGCCGGTTAG
- the murA gene encoding UDP-N-acetylglucosamine 1-carboxyvinyltransferase, producing MDRFRVVGGARLAGEVAVTGAKNSALKLMAAALLAPGTTVLTRVPDILDVEIMAELLRRLGCTVGHDPATGTVRVDVPEKIDHRADYDLVRRMRASINVLGPLVTRSGAAEVALPGGDAIGSRPLDFHVAGLARMGAVVDSEHGFIVARAPDGLVGAPIYLDFPSVGATENLLMAATLAHGTTVIDNAAREPEIVDLARMLQQMGAQIDGVGTSTLEVQGVDALTPVAHEVVPDRMLAGTYAFAAAMTRGDVTVRAARAEHLELPLEKLTQTGAHVERLADGFRVAMDRRPRAIDVVTLPYPGFPTDLQPIVLALNAVAEGAAMVTENVFEARFMFVDELVRLGADVRTDGHHAVVRGKERLSAAPVRATDIRAGAGLVVAALCAEGETTVSDAFHVDRGYPGFVEALRALGAEVSREPDPFA from the coding sequence GTGGATCGGTTCCGGGTCGTCGGGGGAGCGCGTCTGGCCGGTGAGGTGGCCGTGACCGGGGCCAAGAACAGCGCCCTGAAGCTCATGGCGGCCGCGCTTCTCGCCCCGGGCACCACGGTCCTGACTCGGGTACCCGACATCCTCGACGTCGAGATCATGGCCGAGCTCCTCCGGCGCCTGGGTTGCACCGTCGGCCACGACCCGGCGACGGGGACGGTACGTGTCGACGTGCCGGAGAAGATCGACCACCGGGCCGACTACGACCTGGTCCGCCGGATGCGCGCCTCGATCAACGTGCTCGGCCCGCTCGTGACGCGCAGCGGGGCCGCGGAGGTGGCCCTCCCGGGTGGGGACGCCATCGGCTCGCGCCCCCTGGACTTCCACGTCGCTGGGCTGGCGCGCATGGGAGCGGTGGTCGACAGCGAGCACGGCTTCATCGTGGCCCGGGCACCGGACGGCCTCGTCGGCGCGCCGATCTACCTCGACTTCCCCAGTGTGGGGGCGACCGAGAACCTGCTCATGGCGGCGACGCTCGCCCACGGCACGACCGTCATCGACAACGCCGCGCGGGAACCGGAGATCGTCGACCTGGCGCGGATGCTCCAGCAGATGGGCGCCCAGATCGACGGGGTTGGCACCTCGACCCTGGAGGTCCAAGGAGTCGACGCCCTCACCCCGGTCGCCCACGAAGTGGTCCCTGACCGCATGCTCGCCGGTACCTATGCCTTCGCGGCCGCGATGACCCGTGGTGACGTAACCGTGCGCGCCGCCAGGGCGGAGCACCTCGAGCTGCCCCTGGAGAAGCTGACCCAGACCGGGGCGCACGTCGAGCGGCTCGCGGACGGGTTCCGCGTCGCCATGGACCGCCGGCCGCGGGCCATCGACGTGGTGACGCTGCCCTATCCGGGGTTCCCGACCGACCTCCAGCCGATCGTGCTCGCCCTCAACGCCGTCGCCGAGGGCGCGGCGATGGTGACGGAGAACGTCTTCGAGGCGCGGTTCATGTTCGTGGACGAGCTGGTCCGCCTCGGTGCCGACGTACGGACCGACGGCCACCACGCGGTCGTGCGCGGCAAGGAGCGGCTGTCGGCGGCGCCGGTGCGCGCGACCGACATCCGCGCGGGCGCCGGGCTGGTGGTGGCGGCGCTGTGCGCCGAGGGGGAGACGACGGTGAGCGACGCCTTCCACGTCGACCGCGGCTACCCGGGGTTCGTGGAGGCCCTGCGCGCGCTCGGGGCCGAGGTCTCCCGCGAACCCGACCCCTTCGCCTGA